In Streptomyces chartreusis NRRL 3882, the following are encoded in one genomic region:
- a CDS encoding lysoplasmalogenase, giving the protein MSHSRLLLGVFALAVVVDLLSLAVGFDAGHAVTKPLLMPLLALWAVLCRAPRPLVAALLCGWGGDVLLLSDAEPAFLAGMGCFAAGHVCYLVLFGRYGSRYAVPRARAALLALGYATALVTTVALLWPDLPAELRLPVAEYSLLLTAMAYRAAIRLGLFTGLGGALFLLSDTLIATGVADWPQPPAPDFWIMLTYIAAQALLAGGTLGALGARRAPAATYGEMRAV; this is encoded by the coding sequence GTGAGCCACTCCCGACTCCTCCTCGGCGTCTTCGCTCTCGCCGTCGTCGTCGACCTGCTCTCCCTCGCGGTCGGCTTCGACGCCGGGCACGCCGTCACCAAGCCGCTGCTGATGCCGCTCCTGGCGCTGTGGGCCGTGCTGTGCCGGGCGCCCCGGCCGCTCGTGGCCGCCCTGCTGTGCGGCTGGGGCGGGGACGTGCTGCTGCTGTCCGACGCCGAGCCGGCCTTCCTCGCCGGCATGGGCTGCTTCGCGGCGGGACACGTCTGCTACCTCGTCCTGTTCGGGAGGTACGGGAGCCGGTACGCCGTCCCACGCGCGCGTGCGGCCCTCCTCGCCCTGGGCTACGCCACCGCCCTCGTCACGACCGTCGCGCTGCTGTGGCCGGACCTGCCCGCGGAGCTGCGCCTGCCCGTCGCCGAGTACAGCCTCCTGCTCACGGCCATGGCGTACCGCGCCGCCATCCGGCTCGGACTCTTCACCGGGCTCGGCGGTGCGCTCTTCCTGCTCTCCGACACGCTCATCGCGACCGGCGTCGCCGACTGGCCGCAGCCACCCGCGCCGGATTTCTGGATCATGCTCACGTACATCGCCGCACAGGCCCTCCTGGCCGGTGGCACGCTCGGGGCGCTGGGCGCGCGCAGGGCACCGGCCGCGACGTACGGCGAGATGCGCGCCGTCTGA
- a CDS encoding carbon starvation CstA family protein, with translation MPVSALPETDRPAPEKTRTSLRSVLLWSAVSLLGAVAWGVLALARGERISAVWLVVAALGSYAIAYRFYSRFLVRRVLRPDDTRATPAERLEDGVDFHPTDRRVLLGHHFAAIAGAGPLVGPVLAAQMGYLPGTLWIVAGVIFAGAVQDMVVLFLSMRRDGRSLGQMARDEIGRAGGAAALVAVFAIMIILLGVLALVVVNALAHSPWGTFSVAMTIPIALFMGFWLHVIRPGRVVETSLIGVALLLLAIVGGSWIQQSSLASAFTLSPTTLVFCLVGYGFVASVLPVWMLLAPRDYLSTFMKIGTIALLAVGVVVAAPVLRADAVSDFARSGAGPVFAGALFPFLFITIACGALSGFHALVASGTTPKLIRKESEVRMIGYGAMLMESFVAIMALIAAATLEPGLYYAMNAPAGLLGTTAESASHAVAGLGFTITPDQLTQAAKAVEEQTLIARSGGAPTLAVGMSEIFSGVFGGTAMKAFWYHFAIMFEALFILTTVDAGTRVGRFMLQDMLGNVWKPVGRVNWKPGIWLCSALVVAAWGYFLYTGATDPLGGINQLFPLFGIANQLLAAIALAVCTTVLIKSGRLHWAWVTGVPLAWVVGITFTAGWQKIFSTDPKIGFFAQRARYADAIDAGQVLPPAKTPADMHTVVTNSTVDGVLIALFLLLVAVVLVNAAVVCARAVRAPGPLPTTEAPYVESRIDVPAEPAEPLAGARS, from the coding sequence ATGCCTGTCTCAGCCCTGCCCGAAACCGATCGCCCCGCACCCGAGAAGACACGTACGTCCCTTCGGTCGGTCCTGCTCTGGAGCGCCGTCTCCCTGCTCGGCGCGGTCGCCTGGGGCGTCCTCGCCCTCGCCCGGGGCGAGCGGATCTCCGCGGTCTGGCTGGTCGTGGCCGCGCTCGGCTCGTACGCCATCGCCTACCGCTTCTACTCCCGCTTCCTCGTGCGGCGCGTACTCCGGCCCGACGACACCCGGGCCACCCCGGCCGAACGCCTGGAGGACGGTGTCGACTTCCACCCCACCGACCGCCGGGTGCTGCTCGGCCACCACTTCGCCGCCATCGCCGGCGCCGGGCCGCTGGTGGGGCCGGTGCTCGCGGCCCAGATGGGCTACCTGCCCGGAACCCTGTGGATCGTGGCGGGCGTGATCTTCGCGGGCGCGGTGCAGGACATGGTCGTGCTGTTCCTGTCGATGCGGCGGGACGGCCGCTCGCTCGGGCAGATGGCCCGTGACGAGATCGGCCGGGCCGGCGGGGCCGCCGCCCTCGTCGCGGTGTTCGCCATCATGATCATCCTGCTGGGCGTGCTGGCCCTGGTCGTCGTCAACGCGCTCGCGCACAGCCCCTGGGGCACCTTCTCCGTCGCCATGACCATCCCCATCGCCCTGTTCATGGGCTTCTGGCTGCACGTCATCCGCCCGGGCCGGGTCGTCGAGACCAGCCTGATCGGCGTGGCGCTGCTGCTGCTCGCGATCGTCGGCGGCAGCTGGATCCAGCAGTCCTCGCTGGCGTCCGCCTTCACGCTCAGCCCCACGACCCTCGTCTTCTGCCTGGTCGGCTACGGCTTCGTCGCCTCCGTCCTGCCGGTCTGGATGCTGCTCGCCCCGCGCGACTACCTCTCCACCTTCATGAAGATCGGCACCATCGCCCTGCTCGCGGTGGGCGTCGTCGTCGCGGCCCCCGTGCTGCGCGCGGACGCGGTGAGCGACTTCGCGCGGTCCGGTGCCGGGCCCGTCTTCGCCGGGGCGCTGTTCCCCTTCCTCTTCATCACCATCGCCTGCGGCGCGCTGTCCGGCTTCCACGCGCTGGTCGCCTCGGGGACCACCCCGAAGCTGATCAGGAAGGAGTCCGAGGTCCGGATGATCGGCTACGGGGCCATGCTGATGGAGTCGTTCGTCGCGATCATGGCCCTGATCGCCGCGGCCACCCTCGAACCCGGCCTGTACTACGCCATGAACGCCCCGGCGGGGCTCCTCGGCACGACGGCCGAGTCGGCGTCGCACGCGGTCGCGGGCCTCGGCTTCACCATCACGCCCGACCAGCTGACCCAGGCCGCCAAGGCGGTGGAGGAGCAGACCCTGATCGCCCGCTCCGGCGGTGCGCCGACCCTGGCCGTCGGCATGTCGGAGATCTTCTCCGGAGTCTTCGGCGGCACGGCCATGAAGGCCTTCTGGTACCACTTCGCGATCATGTTCGAGGCGTTGTTCATCCTGACCACGGTGGACGCGGGCACCCGGGTCGGCCGGTTCATGCTCCAGGACATGCTCGGCAACGTGTGGAAGCCCGTCGGCCGGGTCAACTGGAAGCCGGGCATCTGGCTGTGCAGCGCCCTCGTCGTGGCGGCCTGGGGCTACTTCCTCTACACCGGCGCCACCGACCCGCTCGGCGGGATCAACCAGCTCTTCCCGCTCTTCGGCATCGCCAACCAGCTCCTCGCCGCGATCGCCCTGGCCGTCTGCACCACCGTCCTGATCAAGTCGGGGCGGCTGCACTGGGCCTGGGTCACCGGCGTCCCGCTCGCCTGGGTCGTCGGGATCACCTTCACCGCGGGCTGGCAGAAGATCTTCTCCACCGACCCGAAGATCGGCTTCTTCGCCCAGCGCGCACGCTACGCCGACGCCATCGACGCCGGTCAGGTCCTGCCGCCCGCCAAGACCCCCGCCGACATGCACACCGTGGTCACCAACTCCACGGTCGACGGTGTGCTGATCGCCCTGTTCCTGCTGCTGGTCGCCGTGGTGCTGGTCAACGCGGCGGTGGTCTGCGCACGGGCGGTCCGCGCCCCGGGCCCGCTGCCCACCACCGAGGCGCCGTACGTCGAGTCCCGCATCGACGTGCCGGCGGAGCCGGCCGAGCCCCTGGCCGGAGCCCGCTCGTGA
- a CDS encoding sterol desaturase family protein, translating to MPNLPDVVLWSIPAFVLLTVVEMVSYRLHPDEDAEGYEAKDAATSIGMGLGSLVFDFLWKIPIVALYTALYELTPLRVPVLWWTVPLMLLAQDFFYYWSHRGHHVIRILWACHVVHHSSRKFNFTTALRQPWTSLTVWPFYVPLVAAGVHPAALAFCSSANLVYQFWIHTERIDKMPRWFEFVFNTPSHHRVHHASQGCYLDRNFGGILIVWDRLFGSFVAETVRPRYGLTKNIDTYNLLKVATHEYVSIARDLKAARDWRERAGRVFRGPGWGPAPAPVPAPASSPVGKGTSA from the coding sequence ATGCCGAACCTGCCCGATGTCGTGCTGTGGTCGATCCCCGCCTTTGTGCTGCTCACGGTGGTCGAGATGGTGAGCTACCGTCTCCACCCCGACGAGGACGCCGAGGGCTACGAGGCGAAGGACGCCGCGACGAGCATCGGCATGGGGCTCGGCAGTCTCGTCTTCGACTTCCTCTGGAAGATCCCGATCGTCGCCCTCTACACGGCCCTCTACGAACTCACGCCCCTGCGCGTGCCCGTCCTGTGGTGGACCGTCCCGCTGATGCTGCTCGCACAGGACTTCTTCTACTACTGGTCCCACCGCGGCCACCACGTCATCCGCATCCTGTGGGCCTGTCACGTCGTCCACCACTCCAGCCGGAAGTTCAACTTCACCACCGCGCTGCGCCAGCCCTGGACGTCCCTGACGGTGTGGCCGTTCTACGTCCCCCTCGTCGCAGCCGGAGTCCACCCGGCCGCGCTGGCGTTCTGCTCCTCCGCGAACCTCGTCTACCAGTTCTGGATCCACACCGAGCGGATCGACAAGATGCCCCGCTGGTTCGAGTTCGTCTTCAACACCCCCTCGCACCACCGGGTCCACCACGCCTCCCAGGGCTGTTACCTCGACCGCAACTTCGGCGGCATCCTCATCGTCTGGGACCGGCTGTTCGGATCGTTCGTCGCCGAGACCGTGCGGCCCCGGTACGGGCTGACCAAGAACATCGACACGTACAACCTGCTGAAGGTGGCGACACACGAATACGTTTCCATCGCGAGGGACCTGAAGGCGGCGCGCGACTGGCGCGAGCGCGCGGGGCGCGTGTTCCGCGGGCCGGGGTGGGGACCTGCGCCTGCGCCGGTGCCGGCCCCGGCGTCGTCGCCCGTCGGGAAGGGCACGTCGGCGTGA
- a CDS encoding SURF1 family protein produces the protein MYRFLLSRQWVILTLIALLLIPTMIRLGIWQMHRYEERTARNQLVTDALAAKPVPVEKLTAPGHTVTSAERYRTVTAKGRFDTEDEVVVRRRTNSDDEVGYHVLTPFVLDDGKVLLVNRGWIPSDGPSQTTFPKVPAPPSGEVTVEGRLMPSETTAASGIKNLKGLPDRQVMLINSEQEARRLDAQVLGGYIAQTAPEPKGDTPELLGDPGKEDAALNYAYAIQWWLFSAAVPVGWVVLARREARERTQAAAKKADTAEAEPAAV, from the coding sequence GTGTACCGCTTCCTGTTGTCCCGGCAGTGGGTGATCCTGACGTTGATCGCCCTGCTTCTCATCCCCACGATGATCAGGCTGGGCATCTGGCAGATGCACCGCTACGAGGAGCGCACCGCCCGGAACCAGCTGGTCACCGACGCGCTGGCCGCGAAGCCGGTGCCCGTGGAGAAGCTGACCGCGCCCGGGCACACCGTCACGAGCGCCGAGCGGTACCGGACCGTGACCGCGAAGGGCCGCTTCGACACGGAGGACGAGGTCGTCGTCCGCCGCCGCACCAACTCCGACGACGAGGTCGGCTACCACGTCCTGACGCCGTTCGTCCTCGACGACGGCAAGGTCCTGCTGGTCAACCGGGGCTGGATCCCCTCCGACGGCCCGAGCCAGACCACGTTCCCGAAGGTCCCCGCACCGCCGAGCGGCGAGGTGACCGTCGAGGGGCGGCTGATGCCGAGTGAGACGACCGCGGCGAGCGGGATCAAGAACCTCAAGGGCCTGCCGGACCGGCAGGTCATGCTGATCAACAGCGAGCAGGAGGCCCGGCGCCTGGACGCGCAGGTGCTCGGTGGCTACATCGCGCAGACGGCGCCCGAGCCCAAGGGCGACACGCCCGAACTGCTGGGCGACCCCGGCAAGGAGGACGCCGCCCTGAACTACGCCTACGCCATCCAGTGGTGGCTGTTCTCCGCCGCCGTCCCGGTCGGCTGGGTGGTCCTCGCCCGTCGCGAGGCCAGGGAGCGGACCCAGGCGGCGGCGAAGAAGGCCGACACGGCGGAGGCCGAGCCGGCGGCGGTGTAG
- a CDS encoding DEDDh family exonuclease, producing MLEDLTTAASFSPTSWPAAYPRGYAVVDVETTGLARDDRIISAAVYRLDARGEVEDHWYTTVNPERDPGPVWIHGLTSEALEGAPLFADIAEEFTARLRDRVLVAHNAVFDWQMIAREYARAKREAPVRQRLCTIALSKELGLPLPNHKLESLAAHFGVVQRQAHHALDDARVLAEAFRPSLRTAAANGVRLPLHECRPLTEWSDRPPAPRIGQQAGYGGYRTGSWRPARKRPACPYPNPGRFEAGGRLKQGMRVAFSGDTSVERDLLEDRATEAGLHVATSLSRLTSLLVTNDPDSGTSKVVKARQFGTPIVDEAAFGQLLADVEPASGA from the coding sequence ATGCTCGAAGACCTGACGACCGCAGCGTCGTTCTCCCCCACGTCGTGGCCGGCCGCGTATCCCCGGGGATACGCGGTCGTTGACGTGGAGACCACGGGCCTGGCGCGGGACGACCGGATCATCTCGGCGGCCGTCTACCGGCTGGACGCGCGCGGCGAGGTCGAGGACCACTGGTACACGACGGTCAACCCGGAGCGTGACCCGGGCCCCGTGTGGATCCACGGACTGACGAGCGAGGCACTCGAGGGCGCGCCCCTCTTCGCGGACATCGCCGAGGAGTTCACGGCCCGGCTCCGGGACCGGGTGCTCGTCGCGCACAACGCCGTCTTCGACTGGCAGATGATCGCCCGGGAGTACGCGCGCGCGAAGCGCGAGGCACCGGTGCGCCAGCGCCTGTGCACCATCGCGCTCTCCAAGGAACTCGGGCTTCCGCTGCCCAACCACAAGCTGGAGTCCCTCGCCGCGCACTTCGGCGTCGTCCAGCGGCAGGCGCACCACGCGCTGGACGACGCACGCGTGCTGGCGGAGGCGTTCCGGCCCAGTCTCAGGACCGCGGCGGCGAACGGCGTACGGCTGCCGCTGCACGAGTGCCGGCCGCTGACCGAGTGGTCGGACCGCCCTCCCGCGCCCCGCATCGGACAGCAGGCGGGCTACGGCGGGTACCGGACGGGCAGTTGGCGCCCCGCCCGGAAGCGGCCCGCCTGCCCCTACCCCAACCCGGGGCGCTTCGAGGCGGGCGGGCGGCTCAAGCAGGGCATGCGGGTCGCCTTCTCCGGCGACACCTCGGTCGAGCGCGACCTGCTGGAGGACCGGGCGACCGAGGCCGGGCTGCACGTGGCCACCAGCCTGTCCCGGCTGACCAGCCTCCTCGTCACGAACGACCCGGACTCGGGCACGTCCAAGGTGGTCAAGGCCCGTCAGTTCGGCACGCCGATCGTGGACGAGGCGGCGTTCGGGCAGCTCCTCGCGGACGTGGAGCCGGCCTCGGGGGCGTAA
- a CDS encoding YbdD/YjiX family protein, with the protein MKVPRWASAVRWYLRELTGETEYDRYCEHHRHRHPLAPVPTRREYEVLRTAHREANPQGRCC; encoded by the coding sequence GTGAAAGTCCCCCGCTGGGCGTCGGCCGTGCGCTGGTACCTGAGGGAGCTGACCGGCGAGACGGAGTACGACCGCTACTGCGAGCACCACCGCCACCGGCACCCGCTCGCTCCGGTACCGACCAGGCGGGAGTACGAGGTGCTGCGCACGGCGCACCGGGAGGCGAATCCGCAGGGGCGGTGCTGCTGA